One part of the Rhodococcus oxybenzonivorans genome encodes these proteins:
- a CDS encoding SRPBCC family protein: protein MNEIASQDTSLTAVKRAMGNREIAEGPARTAVLERRYEAPIKDVWDAITTPDRVNRFFLPVSGDLRAGGSYAFEGQASGKILVCDPPHLLRLEWTPPGDRGYSDQVEVRLTPDGPDATWLVLEHASVADVFRNDPDTGCYGVGTGWEGPLHYLGEYLRGVLPDRPSTEWYTFDEAEELRLANHRGREWAKIEAQHAGGADNG, encoded by the coding sequence GTGAATGAGATCGCCAGCCAAGACACCAGCCTGACGGCTGTGAAACGGGCAATGGGCAACCGAGAAATTGCTGAAGGCCCAGCGCGAACGGCGGTGCTCGAGCGTCGATACGAAGCGCCCATCAAGGATGTGTGGGACGCCATCACGACCCCAGACCGTGTGAACCGTTTTTTCCTCCCGGTCAGCGGCGACCTGCGCGCGGGTGGTTCCTATGCGTTCGAGGGGCAGGCCAGTGGGAAAATTCTCGTCTGTGACCCCCCGCATCTGCTGCGGCTCGAGTGGACACCGCCCGGCGATCGTGGCTACAGCGACCAGGTCGAGGTCCGGCTGACTCCCGACGGCCCCGACGCCACGTGGCTGGTGTTGGAGCACGCCTCTGTCGCCGACGTGTTCCGCAACGATCCAGACACCGGCTGCTACGGCGTCGGAACGGGATGGGAAGGACCACTGCACTACCTCGGCGAATACCTGCGAGGCGTCCTACCCGACCGCCCCAGCACCGAGTGGTACACCTTCGACGAAGCCGAAGAGCTGCGCCTCGCCAACCACCGCGGCAGGGAATGGGCAAAAATCGAGGCACAGCACGCCGGCGGCGCCGACAACGGGTGA